From a single Candidatus Poribacteria bacterium genomic region:
- a CDS encoding Gfo/Idh/MocA family oxidoreductase — protein MSKLQVAVIGCGGRGRGHLKILSEFDDTALVAVCDPVEAARNNAAEMFNVPNRYESIEALLDSETLDAIFVATPAHLNGEAALPCFERGVHTLLEKPPGMSVSETVALQSAAKRTGAKGMVGWNRRFHPIIVEAKRQVTARGPVTQIVGEFHKSITRLTGRFPEHLMDNMFLETPIHALDTIRAVAEADVQEVHSVVQRAISDYKDVHAALILFDNGCVAQHIANYTTDARLERYEIHGRDISAYLEGVSQGTVFCDGTQHKLTQAGTGGTVEQNRYFLDCVKSDTPVSFPAANLDEAVKTMELAEAILNGLR, from the coding sequence ATGTCGAAACTACAAGTTGCTGTCATTGGTTGCGGCGGTAGAGGTCGCGGTCATTTAAAAATCCTCTCAGAATTTGACGACACTGCTCTCGTCGCTGTGTGCGATCCCGTTGAAGCAGCGCGAAACAACGCTGCAGAGATGTTCAATGTTCCAAACCGCTACGAGAGCATTGAGGCATTGTTAGACAGCGAAACCTTAGATGCCATCTTTGTCGCGACACCTGCACACCTCAACGGCGAGGCGGCACTTCCGTGTTTTGAACGTGGTGTCCATACGCTTTTGGAAAAACCACCCGGCATGAGCGTCTCAGAAACGGTCGCTTTGCAGAGTGCTGCAAAACGGACAGGTGCGAAAGGGATGGTGGGTTGGAACCGCCGTTTTCATCCGATCATCGTTGAAGCGAAACGACAGGTCACCGCACGCGGTCCCGTCACACAAATCGTCGGCGAATTCCACAAAAGCATTACACGACTGACAGGCAGATTTCCAGAACACCTGATGGACAACATGTTTCTGGAGACACCGATCCACGCGCTTGATACAATCCGGGCGGTCGCCGAAGCGGATGTCCAAGAAGTCCACAGTGTCGTGCAGCGGGCGATCTCAGATTATAAAGATGTCCACGCTGCACTCATTCTGTTCGATAACGGGTGTGTCGCTCAACACATCGCTAATTACACGACAGATGCACGCCTCGAACGCTATGAGATACACGGCAGAGATATCTCCGCTTACCTCGAAGGTGTCTCCCAAGGAACGGTTTTCTGTGATGGCACGCAACACAAACTTACCCAAGCAGGCACGGGCGGCACCGTCGAGCAGAACAGGTATTTCTTAGACTGTGTCAAATCTGACACGCCTGTTTCATTTCCCGCCGCCAACCTTGACGAAGCTGTTAAAACCATGGAGCTCGCCGAGGCAATCCTAAATGGACTGCGTTGA
- a CDS encoding phytanoyl-CoA dioxygenase family protein translates to MNEDQKYLFDLTGYIIVENALTAEEVAQCNAAIDHHIEGLRERDTSLAGGSAALSGTAHRMDMGGMLAWEKPWCEQFRNLLIHPKVKPCLEEILGQKYRLDHGPGLIAMEKGTEGGTLHGGGIERPNFSEAYFFKYGRIYTGLTVVEYMLADEGPGDGGLAIVPGSHKANLPCPSSMKRYEQYQNLVLEVNAKAGDAVIFTETLTHGTLPWKGSHQRRALLYKFSPGFQSYGTGAHQVTYPDYIEDMSPEQREVMEAPHIRH, encoded by the coding sequence ATGAACGAAGATCAAAAGTACCTCTTCGATTTGACCGGATACATCATCGTCGAAAACGCTTTGACGGCAGAAGAAGTCGCTCAGTGCAACGCTGCCATCGACCATCACATCGAAGGACTCAGGGAACGCGACACCTCTCTGGCAGGCGGTTCAGCCGCACTCTCCGGTACGGCACACCGAATGGACATGGGTGGCATGCTTGCATGGGAGAAACCTTGGTGTGAACAGTTCCGAAACTTGCTCATCCACCCCAAGGTTAAACCCTGCCTTGAAGAGATTTTAGGGCAAAAATATCGACTTGATCACGGTCCGGGCTTAATCGCTATGGAAAAAGGCACGGAAGGTGGCACTTTACACGGTGGTGGGATCGAGCGTCCGAATTTCTCGGAAGCCTACTTCTTCAAATACGGACGTATATACACGGGTTTGACTGTCGTCGAATACATGCTCGCTGACGAGGGACCCGGCGATGGGGGTTTGGCTATTGTTCCAGGCAGCCATAAAGCGAACCTTCCCTGTCCCAGCAGTATGAAGCGATACGAACAATATCAGAATCTGGTGCTTGAAGTCAATGCCAAGGCTGGCGATGCCGTGATTTTCACTGAAACCTTGACACACGGTACACTTCCGTGGAAAGGCAGCCATCAACGGCGCGCGCTGCTCTACAAGTTCAGTCCTGGATTCCAATCTTATGGCACAGGGGCACACCAGGTTACGTACCCCGATTACATTGAGGACATGTCACCTGAACAGCGAGAAGTCATGGAGGCACCCCACATCCGGCACTAA
- a CDS encoding Gfo/Idh/MocA family oxidoreductase: protein MSDTKYRVAIIGCGRMGQNYAEAYTTYPDTEIVAIVDANAQRQEVLGARFGVSALYPDVETLLKDMVPDIAVVVTPTKYMKDVVIACAEAGIRGISTEKPIAARLQDADAMVEACAERDIIFAGGNLQRAMNEVQEAAARLHKGEFGNIRGASVHGFGGEISGGGCQHISVLRLFTNAEVEEVIAWGTPPEALNGETDEGLIINGRVYLSNGLECSVFGTPTSCRGVDVWTDECLVRWDWNPPEIFKDYDPHGNRIRLDPNYNPYPWSEFGYLTGSIRSFLSAVDGNGDPWITGADLRQALEVAIAAKLSANRNSAPIKLPLEDRSLALYPRPYRWLGGDATGRPQSIEEAKS from the coding sequence ATGAGTGACACCAAATATCGAGTAGCCATCATCGGCTGTGGACGGATGGGGCAGAACTATGCAGAAGCATACACCACTTATCCCGACACAGAAATCGTCGCGATCGTCGATGCCAATGCACAACGGCAGGAGGTCCTCGGCGCGCGTTTCGGTGTCTCTGCTCTCTACCCAGATGTAGAAACGTTATTGAAGGACATGGTACCGGACATCGCGGTGGTTGTCACCCCCACGAAATACATGAAAGATGTCGTGATTGCATGTGCCGAAGCCGGTATTAGAGGTATTTCCACAGAGAAACCGATCGCCGCACGCTTGCAAGATGCTGACGCGATGGTTGAAGCGTGTGCCGAACGCGATATAATATTCGCCGGAGGCAATTTGCAACGCGCTATGAATGAAGTTCAGGAAGCTGCAGCTCGCCTGCACAAAGGTGAATTTGGGAACATTAGAGGGGCAAGTGTTCATGGGTTTGGTGGTGAAATCTCCGGTGGTGGATGCCAGCACATCTCTGTACTAAGACTTTTCACAAATGCCGAAGTTGAGGAAGTCATAGCGTGGGGAACACCGCCTGAAGCACTAAACGGAGAAACCGACGAAGGCTTAATCATCAACGGACGTGTTTATCTTTCAAACGGTTTGGAATGTAGTGTCTTTGGAACACCAACATCCTGCCGCGGTGTAGACGTTTGGACAGATGAATGCCTTGTCCGCTGGGATTGGAACCCTCCAGAGATTTTCAAAGACTACGACCCGCACGGCAACCGCATTCGACTTGACCCCAATTATAACCCGTATCCGTGGAGCGAATTCGGTTATCTCACAGGTTCCATCCGCTCCTTTTTATCGGCTGTTGATGGTAACGGAGATCCATGGATTACAGGCGCAGACCTCCGACAGGCACTGGAAGTCGCCATCGCCGCGAAACTCTCTGCAAACCGAAACAGCGCACCCATTAAACTACCACTTGAAGACAGATCTTTAGCACTCTACCCACGTCCCTACCGATGGCTCGGAGGTGACGCAACCGGTAGACCTCAAAGCATTGAAGAAGCGAAATCTTAG